A region of the Kribbella sp. NBC_01245 genome:
CGGCATGTAGAGGTTCGCGATGAAGGGTGCGAGCAGCACGCAGGCGGTGGTGAGCACGGCCAGGATGACGAAGCCAGCGGTCAGCAGACGGTTCGTGAAGTCCTTGCCGCCGTCTTCGTGCTCCTTGATGGCCCGAACCAGCTGAGGCACCAAGACGGTGTTGAAGACGCCACCCGCCAGCAGGATGTAGAGGCTGTTCGGGATCGTGTTGGCGACAGTGAAGATGTCGGCCCGCAGGCTGACGCCGATCGCGGCCGCGAGCAGGGAGATCCGGACGAAGCCGAGCAGGCGGGACAGCACCGTGCCAGCTGCCATCACCGCCGCGGACTGCAGGGTGCGGTCAGCCATCCGTTCTACCGACTCCTTCTCGCACCGTCGCCGGTGCCTCACTGTCTGCTGGTACGCCGTTGGGGTGGGCCTCGGCGGGTATGTCGTTCAGTGCGGGTGCCGCGTCCGGTGCGGGCGTGGGCTCGGCTTCCGCGGCGGGGGAGTCGCCGGGGTTGCGCCGTTCCTTGCGGATGCGCCGGTAGATGCGGATCAGCGAAACCCCGAACAGCAGGGCCACGGCGGCACCGACCAGGATCCAGCCGACATTGCCGTACTGGGCGGCCTCGATCACGATGCCCTGCTCGGGTCCGACCGGTTCGCCGCCGGCGGTGACGACCTGCACCTTCGCCTGGATGAACCCGTTCTGCTGGGCGGTCGCCTCGATCTGGAAGGTGCCCTTGCCCTTCGGGGGCAGCGTGATCATGGTCGACGGCGCGATCTGGAGGTCGGACCGATTCACCGCGAAGACCCGCACGTTGACCCGGACCGACTGGTTCAGCTCGTTCACCACCGAGAGCGGGAACGTGCCCTTGCTACCGGACAGGGTGACCTTGATCTGCTTCGCCTTCGGTGGCCGGACCAGATGCACCCGGCCGACCTGGCTGTTCACCGTGCTGAGCTGGAACGACAAGAAGCGTTGTGCGTCGACGAGCCGGCCGCGCCAACCGGTCGAGCCCGCGCGCAGCAGCTGGAACCGGAGCGGTTCGACGGCCGGCGCCGGGTTGGTGACCAGACCGCCGTACACGCCGAGCTGCTGCTTGAACTGCTTGATCTGCCGGATCTGGCTCTCGTTCAGCCCGGGCGTGGTCCGCGGCATCGTCGGCGGCTCGACCGCACGCGGCTGGCCGGTGGTGATCTGATCGAGCGTGACCGCGTTCACCCACGGCAGGTCGAGCCCCTGCAACAGCACCTGGGTGGTCCGGCCGTCGGAGTCGAAGCTGCGAGCGGGCAGGGCCACCGCGCTGACCGGACCCTTGGGGGCAGTGAGGGACAGCAGGGCCGTCTCGGCCGCGAAGCGCTGTCGCGTCTGTACGGGCGTACTGGCCGTCGTCGTGTCCGGTCCACCCGCCACCAGCGCGGAGTCGGTGACGACCGTGCGTGCCGACTTACTCGGGCCCGACGGCGTGGACACGTTGAAGAAGGGCTTGGGCGTCAGAACCGGCCGATCCTTCACCGGCCAGGACCAGCTCGGTACGAACGCGATATCCGTCTGGTGGGTCTCGAAGCCGGTAGAGGCCGCCGCGAGGTTGCGGTCGTTGGCCGAGCCGGTTTCGAGCCAGAGGCCCGAGCGAGGTGCCGGGCCGCCGGCGAACTCGAAGGAGGACGTCTTCTGGCGGGAGTCCTTGACGAGCTGCTTGAGGTCGTTCCCGACCAGGCTGGCCACATCGGGATCGCCGTACGGAAGTAGTACGACGGGATCCTGCTTGCGGGCCTCGTCGAACTTCTTCAGCCAGTCCGTCGCGTGCTGCGGGTCAGGGCCGGGCGAGAGCTTGTTGTCGGGCGTGCGTACTTGGTAGCCGGTGGAGATGCGCTTCGCGTCGTCGAGCAGACCCGGGTCTGCCAGCCAGGTGACGGGCTTGGACATCCCTGCCCGCAACTGGCGGCCGAGCCTGCCCTCCGGGCCGAGAGCTGCCGCGAGATCTCCACTGGCGAACTGGTCGCCACCGAGCTGGGTAGGCCGGTAACGAAGCGGCAGCACCACGGCCGTGTCGACCTTGCGCATCGTGGCTGCAGCCGGCATGACGGGCATGAAGGTCCGGACCCGGCCGTAGGTGTCCCGCCCACCTTCCGGGTTGGTTGCCCGGAAGTACGCGCCTACGACGTACACGCCGGGCTCATCAGTCACGTGCCAGCTATCCCACGGCACTGTCAGCGTGAACCGCGCAGTTGCCTGCGGCGCGAGTGGTGTGTCGAGTTCCTGGTAGGCGATCGGTACGTCCCTGCCTTCGCAGGACTCGGCCTTAGCGGGCACGGCTGCGAGCTCGGCCCGGGTCGTCCGCCGCACGGGATCGAGACACGCGTGCGTCTGTGGCTTGCTCAGGGCAACGGTGCCGGTGTTGGTCACCGTGCCACTGATCTTGACGGTGTCGCCGGGTTTCGGCGCGACCGGCAGGAAGGAGTCGATCGTCATCCGCACCGCGGGCTCGTCGGCATCCGGCGCGGCCGTCGCCTGCGGGACCGCCGTCCACGCGGCGATCAGGAGGCCGGCGCCCACCCCTGTGAGGAGCCTCGGTACCCGTCTGAACACGCGGTCACCGTAACCTAGACTCCCGTGTCTCCCACTGCCGACCGCTCGCCCTCCGCCGGATCGCTCTCCGCTGTACAGCGGCAAGGCGTCCAGTCGCTACTGCGGATCGCGCCGGTGGTCGACGAACTCGGCGCGCGATTCGTCGCCGCCGGGCATGAAATCGCCCTTGTCGGCGGGTCCGTCCGGGACGCGTTGCTCGATCGCCTGAGCAACGACCTGGACTTCGCGACCTCCGCCCGGCCCGAGGCGGTGCTGAAGCTACTGGCCGGCTGGGCCGACCATGTCTGGGATATCGGCAAGGCCTTCGGCACCATCGGCTGCCGCAAGGGCGACTGGGTCTTGGAGATCACCACCTACCGCTCCGAGTCGTACGACCCGGACTCGCGCAAGCCCGCGGTGGCGTACGGCGACACGCTCGAGGGTGACCTGCACCGCCGGGACTTCGCCTTGAACGCGATGGCCGTACAGCTGCCGAGTCGCGAATTCGTGGACCCCTTCGGTGGGCTCGAGGATCTCGCGGCCAAGGTGTTGCGGACGCCGGGCACGGCCGAGGAGTCGTTCTCGGATGACCCGCTGCGGATGATGCGGGCCGCGCGTTTCGCCGCGCAGTTGGCGTTCACCCCGGATCCGTCCGTGGTCACCGCGATGACGACGATGGCCGAGCGGATCACGATCATCTCGGCCGAGCGCGTCCGCGATGAGCTGGTCAAACTCGTCTGCGCGCCGTACCCGCGGATCGGCCTGGACCTGCTGGTCGAGACGGGTATCGCCGAGCACGTGCTGCCCGAACTGCCCGCGCTCCGGCTCGAGTTGGACGAGCACCACCGGCACAAGGACGTCTACCAGCACTCGCTGACCGTGCTCGACCAGGCGATCGAGCTGGAACCGCGCCTCGGTCTCGATGGCCCGGACTTCGTCACCCGGTTCGCGGCGCTGGTGCACGACATCGGCAAGCCGAAGACCCGGCAGTTCGCGGGCGGGGGCAAGGTGACTTTCCACCACCACGACGTGGTCGGCGCGAAGCTCACCAAGAAGCGGATGAGGGCGCTGCGGTTCAGCAACGACCAGATCGACCAGGTCGGCAAACTGGTCGAGTTGCATCTGCGCTTCCACGGGTACGGCACGGGCGAGTGGACCGATTCCGCCGTACGGCGTTATGTCCGGGACGCGGGCGACCTGCTCAGCCGGCTGCACGTGCTGACTCGGGCGGACTGTACGACGCGGAACCGGCGCAAGGCGGACGCGTTGCGAGCGGCGTATGACGATCTGGAGAAGCGGATCGAGCAGCTGCAGAAGCAGGAGCAGCTCGACGCCATCCGGCCCGACCTGGACGGCAACCAGATCATGGCGATTCTGGAGATCGGCCCGGGGCGTGAGGTGGGCGAGGCGTACAAGTACTTGATGGAGCTGCGCCTCGACCAAGGCCCGCTCGGCGAGGAGCGCGCCCGCGAGGAACTGCTCGCCTGGTGGGCTTCGCGGTCCTGAAGTCGTTCGACCTTAAACTGGCCGGGTGGGTACGGAACCGATCCAGACCCGGAGCCGGCAACGGCGTGACGCGCTGCTCGACGCCGCGATCGAGTTGCTCGCCGAGGGCGGCGGCAAATCCGTCACCCACCGGGCGGTCGCGATCCGGGCCGGGCTGCCACCGTCCACCGCGACGTACTTCTTCGCCTCGATCCAGGAGCTGACCGAGCAAGCCCTGGCCCGGCACCTGCAGGCCCGGGTGACCGAGATCGAGGCCGCGATGGAGGCGTTGTTCAGCCAGAGCCATTCCCTGGAGGACGTGGCCGATCTCTTCGCCGCCTTCTTTCTGGCCCAGCCCAGGGAAGCGGCGATCTCGCACCACGAGGTCTACCTGGAGGCCTCCCGCAATCCGTCCCTGCGGGCAGCCGTAGCGGACGCGCTGCAGGGTTTCGAACGGCTCGCCACCTCGGTCCTCACCACTCTGCACGTGGCTGAACCGGAACGCGCCTCGGTCGCCTTCCTGGCCGCCGTCGACGGCTTCATCCTCCGCCAACTGGCCGACCCGCGCCCGCACGCGGAAGCCGTCCGCCAGCTCTCCGAAACGCTCCGCCACCTCTTCATCGCCTTCACCCTCGACCCACCCGAACGCGCCGCCGCCCAAGCCCGCTTGGCCACCCCACAGACCTTCACACCTTAGGTGCAACTTGCGGGTTGCGCCTGGAGAATTGATGTGCAACTCTGGGGTTGCACCCAAACGATGGCGATGAAGGAGTTTTCTGATGAGCGAAGACCGGATCGAGCGCGAAACCCTGATCGCGGCATCCCTGGACCGGGTCTGGTCGCTGGTGACCCAACCCGGGTTCTGGGTGGCCGACAAGGCGAGCCTGCCCGGCACGATGGCCGAGGAAGGCGAGACGATGCTCGCCAAGAACCCCGAGTACGGCGACTTCCCGGTGCGGGTGGAAAAGGTTCAGCCGCAGACGTACGTGGCGTACCGCTGGGCCAGCGCCTTCCCCGGCGAAGAGCTGCGCGCGGACAACAGCACGCTGGTGGAGTTCACGTTGAGCACCGAAGGCGACAAGACGCGGCTCACCGTGGTGGAGAGCGGGTTCGCGGCGCTGGCCGGATCCGAGGAACTGCGTAGCCGGGCGGTGAAGGACAACACCGGCGGCTGGCCCGAGGAGCTGACCGCGCTCAAGGCGCGTGCCGAGCAAACCCCCGTGTGACGGACGATATCCGTGTGACGGACGAACGGAGCAGCGCGGTCGACAGCGTTCTGGTCGCGCTGGCCGACCCGACCCGGCGGCAGCTACTCGAGCTGCTCGCCGCCCAGGGCGAGGCCACCGCGACGACGCTCGCCGAACGGCTGCCCGTCTCGCGGCAGGCGGTGGTCAAGCACCTCACCGTCCTGGATGCCGCCGGGCTGGTGTCCGGCGGCCGGGTCGGACGTGAGGTGCGGTACGCCGTACGGCCTGCCGCGCTCGACACCACCGCACGGTGGATGTCCGCGCTCGCGGCCGACTGGGATCAACGGCTGGCAGCCATCAAGCGCGTCGCAGAAGCAGCGGAAGCCGCAGAAGAAGCGGACCGCTAGCCAGTGGCGGAAGCGCGGTCGGCGAGGCCTTAATCTCACTACGTGGACATCTTGAGCGTTATCGGGTGGGGTGGGTCGGCGCTGGTCGTCGTCTCGCTGCTGCAGACCCGGATCCTGCGATTGCGGGCGTTGAACCTGGTCGGTTGTGTGGTCCTGATCGGGTTCAACGCCGCGATCCCGGTCTGGCCGATGGTCGGGATGAACGCGGTGCTCGCGGTCATCAACGTCGTACACCTGTGGCGGTTGCTCCGGCATCGCCATGACGTCGAGGAGTACGCCGTACTCGAGGTCGACGGAGCGGACACCTATCTCGGGCATGTGCTGCGCACGCACGGCAAGGACATCAGCAAGTTCAACCCGGGTTTCCGGACGACCGACAGCCCGTACGCGTTCCTGGTCCAGCAAGGTGAACGGACCGTTGGCGTGGTGCTCGCGCACGACGCCGGTGAAGGGCGTGCGCAGATCGATCTGGATTACGTGTTGCCGAAGTACCGCGACTTCACGCCGGGCGAGTTCGTCTATCGGCGCAGCGATGCCTTTACCGATCACGGGTTCCGGCAGGTGCTGGCGCCGCCGCGGATGCGGGACTCCGCGGGCTACCTGCGCAAGGTCGGGTTCCACCCCGAGGGCGATCGCCTGGTGCTGGACCTGCCTGCCTGACCCCGTCACGGTTTGTGGCCGGTTGGTCGCGCTGAGGTCTTCCGTTGTTCATGAAAATCTTTCATTATTTGCGGCATGGCTGAGCTGAGGCGCAGGACCGTGCTCGGGGCGCTTGGCGCCGCCGGAGCGACCGCGGTGGTTCCGATCGGGTCGGCCAGTGGCGCCCCGATGTTGCGTACGGCGGCCGATGCGTCGGCCACCTTGGTACGGGGCGCGACGTTTCCCGAGGGCGTGATGGCGGGTGTGCCGCGGACGGATGGCGCGACGTTGTGGACGCGGGTGCCGCGCGGGCTGTTCGACGGCGATGCCGAGCTGGCGATCGTGGTGTCGAAGCAGCGCGACCTGTCCGCGCCGGTGATCGTCCAGACGGTCATCGCGAAGAAGCAGTGGGACGGTTGCGTCCACTTTCAGGCGGTAGGCCTCGATGCGGGTGGCGAGTACTTCTACCAGTTCCGCGGCCAGGACGCGGTGTCGCCGGTCGGCCGGTTCCAGACGCTTCGGCCGGCTGACTCGAACCAGCCCGTGCGGATCGGGTTCTTCACCTGCCAAGGCTTTACCGAGGGCTACTACGCCACCCACCGGCACCTCGCGCAGGAGGACCTCGACCTCGTCGTGTGCCTCGGGGACTACGTGTACGAGGCAACAGTCCCTGGTGTGCGGGGGATCGATCTCAACCTTTATCCGCAGGCACTACCGGCCATGCGGGCGAAGTACACGTCGTACCGGTCTGACGCGAACCTGCGAGCCATGCACCAGCAGCACGCGTTCCTGCCGCTCTGGGACGACCACGAGTTCAGGAACAACTACACCCTGGACAACTGGACCTTGCCGGAGTTGTTCTTCAAGGAGAAGCGCAGCGCTGCCTGGCATGCCTGGTTCGAGCGGATGCCGGTGCCGCGGTACTACCCGGATGACATGACGCGTATCTACCGATCCCTGAAGCTCGGTCGGACCGTAGAGCTCTTCGCGATCGACAGCCGCCAGTACAAGGACGACCAGCCCTGTAACGACGGTGGCGGCATCGTCTGCGCAGAAGCAGATACGCCCGGCCGTACCTTGCTCGGCGCCTCCCAGAAGTCCTGGCTCAAGGAAGGCCTTCGGACGTCCGGTGCACGTTGGAAGGTGCTGGCGAATCCCACGATGCTTATGGGCATGGTCACAGGTGATGCCGGCGAGCGGGCGTCCATGGACACGTGGGACGGCTACGGCGCCGAGAGGACCGAGCTGCTCTCACTGGCGGCCGAACGGGTCTCCGACTTCGTAGTCGTGACCGGCGATGACCACGACACCTATGCGGGCGAGCTTTGGAACACCGGCTTCGCCCCCGGTACGCCGGGCAACCCGGCCGGGACCAGAAGAGCCGGGGTCGAGTTCGTCGTACCGTCCGTCTCGTCGACGAACACCGGAGATCTCAAAGGCTCGGGTGGCGCGCGTACGGAGGAGCAGAACCGGCTGGGGCACAACCCGCACGTGAAGCTGGCCGACCTGCGCCAGCACGGGTACGGCGTACTCGAGGTCTCCCAGGAGGAGGCGGTGCTCAACTATCGGAAGGTCGACAAGTTGACCCCCAGTGCGGCTGTGAGCACCAGCTATCGGGTGAAGACCGTGCGAGGGTCGTCGACCTTGGAAACCCTCTGAAACCTGCTCACCCATGAGCGGGATAACGAAACTCTGAACGGCTCTGCGCCCTTGCCGAAGACAGCGCCGCGAGCCGGAGCCGTGGAACAGTCTCGCTGGGTAGTCTCACCAGTGCCGCCTGTGCGGACAAGACGTGAGTGCCGAGTGTTCGATGTTGCTTGGCGCTTGCGGCGCCCAGGCACCGCGATGCACGCACCTGAACACCGCAATCACTCAAGCAACATCGAACACTCGGCACTACAGGGCACCGGAGGCGAATGCAGTACGCAGTGCTCGGACCGGTCGAGGTCGAGGGTGACGCTGGGCGGATACCGCTCGGCGGGAAGCAGCATGTCGTCACGGCGGCGCTGCTCTGCCGGCCGAACCAG
Encoded here:
- a CDS encoding CCA tRNA nucleotidyltransferase — its product is MSPTADRSPSAGSLSAVQRQGVQSLLRIAPVVDELGARFVAAGHEIALVGGSVRDALLDRLSNDLDFATSARPEAVLKLLAGWADHVWDIGKAFGTIGCRKGDWVLEITTYRSESYDPDSRKPAVAYGDTLEGDLHRRDFALNAMAVQLPSREFVDPFGGLEDLAAKVLRTPGTAEESFSDDPLRMMRAARFAAQLAFTPDPSVVTAMTTMAERITIISAERVRDELVKLVCAPYPRIGLDLLVETGIAEHVLPELPALRLELDEHHRHKDVYQHSLTVLDQAIELEPRLGLDGPDFVTRFAALVHDIGKPKTRQFAGGGKVTFHHHDVVGAKLTKKRMRALRFSNDQIDQVGKLVELHLRFHGYGTGEWTDSAVRRYVRDAGDLLSRLHVLTRADCTTRNRRKADALRAAYDDLEKRIEQLQKQEQLDAIRPDLDGNQIMAILEIGPGREVGEAYKYLMELRLDQGPLGEERAREELLAWWASRS
- a CDS encoding alkaline phosphatase D family protein, whose translation is MAELRRRTVLGALGAAGATAVVPIGSASGAPMLRTAADASATLVRGATFPEGVMAGVPRTDGATLWTRVPRGLFDGDAELAIVVSKQRDLSAPVIVQTVIAKKQWDGCVHFQAVGLDAGGEYFYQFRGQDAVSPVGRFQTLRPADSNQPVRIGFFTCQGFTEGYYATHRHLAQEDLDLVVCLGDYVYEATVPGVRGIDLNLYPQALPAMRAKYTSYRSDANLRAMHQQHAFLPLWDDHEFRNNYTLDNWTLPELFFKEKRSAAWHAWFERMPVPRYYPDDMTRIYRSLKLGRTVELFAIDSRQYKDDQPCNDGGGIVCAEADTPGRTLLGASQKSWLKEGLRTSGARWKVLANPTMLMGMVTGDAGERASMDTWDGYGAERTELLSLAAERVSDFVVVTGDDHDTYAGELWNTGFAPGTPGNPAGTRRAGVEFVVPSVSSTNTGDLKGSGGARTEEQNRLGHNPHVKLADLRQHGYGVLEVSQEEAVLNYRKVDKLTPSAAVSTSYRVKTVRGSSTLETL
- a CDS encoding SRPBCC domain-containing protein codes for the protein MSEDRIERETLIAASLDRVWSLVTQPGFWVADKASLPGTMAEEGETMLAKNPEYGDFPVRVEKVQPQTYVAYRWASAFPGEELRADNSTLVEFTLSTEGDKTRLTVVESGFAALAGSEELRSRAVKDNTGGWPEELTALKARAEQTPV
- a CDS encoding TetR/AcrR family transcriptional regulator, which codes for MGTEPIQTRSRQRRDALLDAAIELLAEGGGKSVTHRAVAIRAGLPPSTATYFFASIQELTEQALARHLQARVTEIEAAMEALFSQSHSLEDVADLFAAFFLAQPREAAISHHEVYLEASRNPSLRAAVADALQGFERLATSVLTTLHVAEPERASVAFLAAVDGFILRQLADPRPHAEAVRQLSETLRHLFIAFTLDPPERAAAQARLATPQTFTP
- a CDS encoding DUF6049 family protein — translated: MFRRVPRLLTGVGAGLLIAAWTAVPQATAAPDADEPAVRMTIDSFLPVAPKPGDTVKISGTVTNTGTVALSKPQTHACLDPVRRTTRAELAAVPAKAESCEGRDVPIAYQELDTPLAPQATARFTLTVPWDSWHVTDEPGVYVVGAYFRATNPEGGRDTYGRVRTFMPVMPAAATMRKVDTAVVLPLRYRPTQLGGDQFASGDLAAALGPEGRLGRQLRAGMSKPVTWLADPGLLDDAKRISTGYQVRTPDNKLSPGPDPQHATDWLKKFDEARKQDPVVLLPYGDPDVASLVGNDLKQLVKDSRQKTSSFEFAGGPAPRSGLWLETGSANDRNLAAASTGFETHQTDIAFVPSWSWPVKDRPVLTPKPFFNVSTPSGPSKSARTVVTDSALVAGGPDTTTASTPVQTRQRFAAETALLSLTAPKGPVSAVALPARSFDSDGRTTQVLLQGLDLPWVNAVTLDQITTGQPRAVEPPTMPRTTPGLNESQIRQIKQFKQQLGVYGGLVTNPAPAVEPLRFQLLRAGSTGWRGRLVDAQRFLSFQLSTVNSQVGRVHLVRPPKAKQIKVTLSGSKGTFPLSVVNELNQSVRVNVRVFAVNRSDLQIAPSTMITLPPKGKGTFQIEATAQQNGFIQAKVQVVTAGGEPVGPEQGIVIEAAQYGNVGWILVGAAVALLFGVSLIRIYRRIRKERRNPGDSPAAEAEPTPAPDAAPALNDIPAEAHPNGVPADSEAPATVREGVGRTDG
- a CDS encoding ArsR/SmtB family transcription factor produces the protein MTDERSSAVDSVLVALADPTRRQLLELLAAQGEATATTLAERLPVSRQAVVKHLTVLDAAGLVSGGRVGREVRYAVRPAALDTTARWMSALAADWDQRLAAIKRVAEAAEAAEEADR